The Aeromicrobium yanjiei DNA segment AGGCCTCGCTGCGCGTGACCCGCCCCCGCGTCGCCGTGCTCGCCGCGGTGCACGAGCATCCCCACGCAGACACCGACTCGATCATCGAGGCCGTGCGTGCGAGCTCGGGTGAGGTGTCGCACCAGGCCGTGTACGACGTGCTGAGGGCGCTGACCGCAGCCGGGCTGGTGCGCCGCATCCAGCCTGCGGGCGCCACCGCGCGCTACGAGTCCCGCATCGGCGACAACCACCACCACATCGTCTGCCGCTCGTGCGGGGCGATCACGGACGTCGACTGCGCAATCGGCGAGGCCCCGTGCCTCGCGCCCTCAGATCATCACGGCTTCGTGATCGACGAGGCGGAGGTCGTGTTCTGGGGCACCTGCCCCGACTGCGCAGCCGTCGCCCTCGTCCCCCAATGACCCAGTGACCCACCAGCACGACCCAGTGACCGCCAGCACCACCCGTTCGGAAGGAATCACATGAACGACAGCCAGACCCCCGAGAGCCCGCAGGGCATCGATCGCAAGGCCGAGGCAGGGTGCCCCGTCATGCCCGACTCCGCAGCCGCGCACGGCAGCGAGAGCGAGAACCCGGCGATCGACTCGCCGACGCCCAAGACCGGCGGACGCCCCCGCACCAACAAGGACTGGTGGCCCAACCAGGTCGACCTGTCGGTGCTGCACGCCCACTCGTCCAAGGCCAACCCGCTCGGACCTGACTTCGTCTACGCCGAGGAGTTCAAGAAGCTCGACCTGGCCGAGCTGCGTCGCGACATCGTCGAGGTGCTCAACACCTCGCAGGACTGGTGGCCGGCCGACTTCGGTCACTACGGCGGCCTGTTCATCCGCATGAGCTGGCACGCGGCCGGCACGTACCGCATCTTCGACGGCCGTGGCGGCGCCGGCGAGGGCAACCAGCGGTTCGCGCCCCTCAACAGCTGGCCCGACAACGCCAACCTCGACAAGGCGCGTCGCCTCCTGTGGCCCGTCAAGCAGAAGCACGGCCAGAAGATCTCCTGGGCCGACCTGCTGGTCTACGCCGGCACCGTCGCGATGGAGGACATGGGCTTCACGACGTTCGGCTTCGGCTTCGGTCGTGAGGACGTCTGGGAGCCCGAGGAGATCATCTGGGGCCCCGAGGACACCTGGCTGGGCGATGAGCGCTACAGCGGCGACCGTGAGCTCGAGGAGGCCCTCGGCTCGGTCCAGATGGGTCTGATCTACGTCAACCCCGAGGGTCCCAACGGCAACCCCGACCCGCTCGCCTCGGCACGCGACATCCGTGCGACGTTCGCCCGCATGGCGATGAACGACGAGGAGACCGTCGCGCTGATCGCCGGCGGACACACGTTCGGCAAGACCCACGGTGCGGGCGACGCCGACCTGGTCGGCCCCGAGCCCGAGGCCGCTCCGCTGGAGGAGCAGGGTCTGGGCTGGAGGAGCGAGTACGGCACCGGCAAGGGCGAGGACGCGATCACGTCCGGACTCGAGGTCACCTGGACCTCGACGCCGACGCGCTGGAGCAACGACTTCTTCAAGTTCCTGTTCAAGTACGACTGGGAGCTCACCAAGAGCCCCGCGGG contains these protein-coding regions:
- a CDS encoding Fur family transcriptional regulator; this translates as MNTTAEIERTLREASLRVTRPRVAVLAAVHEHPHADTDSIIEAVRASSGEVSHQAVYDVLRALTAAGLVRRIQPAGATARYESRIGDNHHHIVCRSCGAITDVDCAIGEAPCLAPSDHHGFVIDEAEVVFWGTCPDCAAVALVPQ